From one Bacteriovorax sp. BAL6_X genomic stretch:
- a CDS encoding TolC family protein, protein MNTNRSSIVILVMFLGLNTYGQTCRISDANEFLNKIKANHQVNLMAKANEEILDGEIKSANQVYNPEVETEIVSAGNNKVSSMLKLTQTFELGGKRDSRKAWAQRLKELGRLEFKGEKEKAVLENILNLYRLRQIEELIPVYQESYGSLKKVYDKKSKIRKSLSPSQEVEYETLSFAMDDYYMRLSELKAEKASIRVHLKLNAGKNCVVSKSALPKLFKFKELNLNLLELKDSTGYKKRLAQLAVAKAEYDVAKSNAYSDLSVGPMYEYSKSDDEKEHAFGLSLTFDLPVFNTNDGAKAKGIAAVKKSEYQIRYDELDLQIDHRNWVQKYQRYKSVYKKMASQSVLEKKHKRIEKLFDRGVISTSLIIEAHRQMVDFFTRRNDYEIGAVEALWNIYLLRGTILEEQI, encoded by the coding sequence ATGAATACTAATCGAAGTAGTATCGTGATTCTTGTTATGTTCTTAGGTTTAAACACTTATGGACAGACTTGTCGAATCTCTGATGCTAACGAATTTTTAAACAAAATTAAGGCAAATCATCAAGTAAACCTCATGGCAAAGGCAAATGAAGAAATTCTTGATGGCGAAATTAAGTCGGCCAATCAGGTATATAACCCTGAGGTAGAAACAGAAATCGTTTCAGCTGGAAATAATAAAGTTTCTTCTATGCTTAAGTTAACACAAACTTTTGAACTAGGAGGAAAAAGAGACTCGCGTAAGGCATGGGCTCAGAGATTAAAAGAATTAGGTCGACTTGAATTCAAGGGAGAAAAAGAAAAAGCTGTTTTAGAAAATATTTTAAATCTTTATCGTCTAAGACAAATTGAAGAGCTTATTCCTGTCTATCAAGAATCATATGGCTCTCTTAAGAAAGTCTATGATAAAAAAAGCAAGATTAGAAAATCGTTGTCGCCAAGCCAAGAAGTTGAGTATGAGACTCTTTCATTTGCGATGGATGATTATTATATGAGGTTGTCAGAGCTTAAAGCAGAAAAGGCAAGTATACGAGTACATTTAAAGTTAAATGCAGGAAAGAACTGTGTTGTTTCAAAAAGTGCTTTGCCAAAACTATTTAAATTTAAAGAATTGAACTTAAATTTATTAGAATTAAAGGATAGTACGGGCTACAAGAAAAGACTCGCACAGCTTGCTGTTGCAAAGGCTGAGTATGATGTAGCAAAGTCTAATGCATATAGTGATCTTAGTGTCGGTCCAATGTATGAATATTCAAAGTCTGATGATGAAAAGGAACACGCCTTTGGCCTAAGCCTTACTTTTGACTTGCCTGTTTTTAATACCAATGATGGGGCAAAGGCGAAAGGGATTGCTGCTGTTAAAAAAAGTGAGTATCAGATTCGGTACGACGAACTTGATCTACAAATTGATCATAGAAATTGGGTTCAAAAATATCAACGCTATAAATCAGTTTACAAGAAAATGGCCTCTCAGTCAGTTTTAGAAAAAAAACATAAGAGAATAGAAAAACTCTTTGATCGCGGCGTAATTTCGACATCGTTAATTATTGAGGCACACAGGCAAATGGTAGATTTCTTTACTAGGCGAAATGACTACGAAATCGGAGCAGTCGAAGCTTTATGGAATATCTATTTACTAAGAGGAACAATACTAGAGGAACAAATATGA
- a CDS encoding efflux RND transporter permease subunit encodes MMNKIIEFSVHNRLFVFIATAILIIGGIYSFEKLSIDAVPDITNTQVQVNTPVEGLTPEEIERMVTFPIESALTGMPGVEQTRSVSKYGISQVTVIFNDDVDIFRARQLSSEKLINIDLPEGLKPEMGPISTGLGEIFHYSLSFKGEAKSEEDEMLKLMELRSIQDWLIKPRLLTVKGVIEVNTIGGYEKQYFIQPDIDKMAKFGIHFDDIENAIESTNQNVGGGYIPQTGEQLLVRGVGLLKSISDIENIVIKRLGSLDIIRVKDVAVVKFDKEIRTGAATHNGKEVVIGTAFMLLGENSRAVSIRLEERINEIKKDLPSWVNLEIVYNRSNMVNATLSTVEHNLIVGAGLVMAFLMLLVGNIRAAIIVAATIPISLLITFILMRWQNVSGNLMSLGALDFGIIVDGAVIVIENCVHRLQKRTKEIGRALTRAEIKDLVVESAIEIRSAAGFGEIIVITVFIPLFALTGVEGKMFGPMATTFIMALASALVLSFTLVPALAATFLSSNTQDREPKIMLLAKQAFSPILELALKFKKVVLGFGVSAIALGGVLFMGMGSEFIPQLDEGDFAVQFIRPANISIENSIQLQRLSEDVIKEFPQVKTVFARTGAAEISTDPMGVNISDSYVMLKPRDGWPKQEHIKNKADLMEEIRKALTLNIPAQVAMFSQPVELRFNELLEGTRASVSAKVYGEDLKVIEEIAGKVSAAIAKAPGAGEVEVESKGLAPMIQYTPKLDELAKLGVSSKPVLDVISTAIGGAQVGDIYDGVKKYPIMTRLSANERKDVETISNLPVGISEGYTVKISDVADIELSETYSSVSRENSVRRLAILINPETRDIENFVKVAKEIVEKEVSLPEGYYIEWGGSFKNLISAKERLSVLVPLALLLILVMLYAAFKNYAQVLLIFLCAPMALIGGVLSLKILGLPFSISAGVGFIALCGISILNGVVLVTYFNRLLADGKSPDDVVREGTMVRLRPVLMTALTDIFGFLPMIFSTGLGAEVQRPLATVVVGGIISATLLTLVVLPSLYRLFIEQMKTE; translated from the coding sequence ATGATGAATAAAATAATTGAATTTAGTGTTCATAATCGTCTCTTTGTTTTTATCGCGACGGCGATTCTAATCATTGGTGGTATTTACTCTTTTGAAAAGTTATCAATTGATGCGGTTCCTGATATTACAAATACTCAGGTGCAGGTTAATACTCCTGTTGAAGGTTTAACTCCTGAAGAAATTGAAAGAATGGTAACATTTCCAATTGAGTCGGCATTAACAGGCATGCCTGGGGTAGAGCAAACACGTTCTGTTTCTAAGTATGGAATCTCTCAGGTTACTGTTATTTTTAATGATGATGTTGATATCTTTCGTGCTAGACAGCTGTCGTCTGAAAAGCTTATTAATATTGACTTGCCTGAGGGGTTAAAGCCAGAAATGGGGCCAATTAGTACGGGTCTTGGAGAGATTTTCCATTATTCCTTGAGTTTTAAGGGAGAGGCCAAGTCAGAAGAAGATGAGATGCTGAAGTTAATGGAGCTTCGCTCAATTCAAGATTGGCTAATTAAACCTAGGCTTTTAACAGTTAAGGGTGTTATCGAGGTTAATACAATTGGTGGTTATGAGAAGCAATACTTCATTCAGCCGGATATTGATAAAATGGCCAAATTTGGAATTCATTTCGATGATATTGAAAATGCCATTGAGAGTACAAACCAAAATGTTGGAGGAGGCTATATTCCTCAAACTGGAGAACAACTTCTAGTTCGTGGTGTTGGACTTTTAAAGAGTATCTCTGATATCGAGAATATTGTCATTAAGCGATTAGGCTCTCTTGATATCATTCGAGTAAAAGATGTGGCAGTTGTTAAGTTCGATAAAGAGATTCGCACAGGAGCTGCAACTCATAATGGAAAAGAGGTCGTAATTGGAACGGCCTTCATGCTTCTTGGGGAAAACTCTCGAGCTGTTTCAATTAGACTTGAAGAACGTATCAATGAGATTAAAAAGGATCTACCTTCATGGGTAAATCTCGAAATCGTTTATAATCGTTCTAATATGGTTAATGCTACTTTAAGTACTGTTGAGCATAACTTAATAGTTGGTGCAGGACTTGTGATGGCCTTTCTCATGCTTCTTGTGGGAAATATTAGGGCCGCAATTATTGTTGCTGCAACCATTCCAATTTCACTTTTAATTACTTTTATTCTTATGCGCTGGCAAAACGTTTCAGGAAATTTAATGAGTCTTGGTGCTCTAGATTTTGGGATTATTGTCGATGGTGCTGTTATTGTTATTGAAAACTGTGTTCACCGTTTACAAAAGCGAACAAAGGAAATTGGCCGTGCCTTAACACGTGCTGAAATTAAAGATCTTGTTGTGGAAAGTGCTATTGAAATCCGTTCAGCTGCTGGATTTGGTGAGATTATTGTTATTACAGTTTTCATTCCACTTTTTGCACTTACAGGTGTAGAAGGAAAAATGTTTGGCCCTATGGCCACAACTTTTATTATGGCACTTGCTTCAGCTCTAGTTCTATCATTCACTTTAGTCCCAGCATTGGCCGCAACATTCTTAAGCTCTAATACACAAGATCGTGAGCCTAAAATCATGCTTTTAGCAAAGCAAGCTTTCTCTCCTATTTTAGAATTAGCATTAAAGTTTAAGAAGGTCGTTCTAGGCTTTGGTGTGTCAGCTATAGCTCTTGGGGGAGTTTTATTTATGGGAATGGGCTCGGAGTTTATTCCTCAATTAGATGAAGGAGACTTTGCTGTTCAGTTTATCCGTCCTGCAAATATTAGCATTGAGAACTCAATACAACTTCAAAGATTAAGCGAAGATGTCATTAAAGAGTTTCCACAAGTGAAGACTGTTTTTGCAAGAACTGGTGCTGCTGAAATTAGTACAGATCCGATGGGTGTTAATATCTCGGACTCATATGTCATGCTTAAGCCTAGGGATGGATGGCCCAAGCAAGAACATATTAAAAATAAGGCCGATCTCATGGAGGAAATTAGAAAGGCCCTTACATTAAATATCCCGGCACAAGTGGCCATGTTCTCTCAACCAGTAGAGTTACGTTTTAACGAGTTACTTGAAGGAACAAGGGCATCTGTTTCAGCTAAGGTTTACGGTGAAGACTTAAAAGTTATTGAAGAAATTGCTGGTAAGGTTTCTGCGGCGATTGCTAAGGCTCCTGGTGCAGGCGAGGTTGAAGTTGAGTCAAAAGGACTCGCTCCAATGATTCAATACACTCCAAAACTTGATGAGCTTGCAAAACTTGGAGTAAGTAGTAAACCTGTTCTTGATGTTATTTCGACAGCTATTGGAGGTGCTCAAGTTGGGGATATCTACGATGGTGTTAAAAAGTATCCAATCATGACTCGCTTATCTGCAAATGAAAGAAAGGATGTTGAGACGATCTCTAATCTACCTGTTGGGATCTCGGAAGGTTATACTGTTAAGATTAGTGATGTGGCAGATATAGAGCTTTCTGAAACTTACTCATCAGTTAGTCGTGAAAACTCTGTTCGCAGACTTGCTATTCTAATCAATCCAGAAACTCGAGATATTGAAAACTTTGTAAAAGTTGCAAAAGAGATTGTTGAAAAAGAAGTTAGTCTTCCAGAAGGTTACTATATCGAATGGGGTGGAAGCTTTAAAAATCTTATTTCAGCTAAAGAAAGACTAAGTGTTCTAGTTCCATTGGCCCTACTTCTTATTTTAGTTATGCTCTATGCGGCCTTTAAGAATTATGCACAAGTCTTATTAATTTTTCTATGTGCACCAATGGCCCTTATTGGAGGTGTCCTTTCATTAAAGATTTTAGGATTACCATTTAGTATTTCTGCTGGTGTTGGTTTTATTGCCTTATGTGGGATTAGTATTCTAAACGGTGTTGTTCTTGTGACATACTTTAATCGACTCTTAGCTGATGGGAAATCTCCTGATGATGTTGTGAGGGAAGGGACAATGGTTAGACTTCGTCCAGTTCTTATGACGGCCTTAACGGATATTTTCGGCTTCCTGCCGATGATTTTTTCAACAGGGTTAGGGGCAGAGGTTCAAAGGCCTCTTGCAACAGTAGTTGTTGGTGGGATTATATCTGCAACTCTTCTAACACTTGTTGTTCTCCCTTCATTGTATCGATTATTTATTGAGCAAATGAAGACTGAATAA
- the recQ gene encoding DNA helicase RecQ yields the protein MSQGIEILQNIFGYSTFRGNQEKIVESVIAGNNALVLMPTGGGKSLCYQIPALARFGTAIVISPLIALMKDQVDALIEKGVEAAYLNSSISHSEQDDIVGNLLNGNIKILYVSPERMMNEYFQRILDRIEISLFAIDEAHCVSQWGHDFRPEYMQLGMITKKFPDIPRIALTATAGEATRGEIIRCLNLHGSSLFISSFDRPNITYEVQKKTTKEKDFYRLTQFVQDNLDGQSGIVYCLSRKGVEECADKLVKAGFKAYAYHAGMSASYREKVQEKFITQKNVIVVATIAFGMGIDKADVRFVAHMDMPKCLESYYQETGRAGRDGLPSQVLMFYGLRDLVLLKRIANKGVGAAARRRVNEEKLDAILGFCEATTCRREVLLNYFNDPYQGPCGNCDICLSQQTKQKLINATEIAKTVLTCVYETDQRYNVHYIVDVLKGNISGVIQKNGHHHITSFGYASKEDEGFLYSLCRQLIAQGHLKMVMDGSSEIKLTQSAIDVIEDRKQVMIRADFKKGAPASKSTATKAKATKKKAVRKKATTRKKAVATYKPNDGTDKTTYENLKVLRSKLAKQKRTQAFKIFPDKTLMEMAAQRPQTLDDLESIYGVGPKKLKRFGKIFLEALNNDF from the coding sequence GTGAGTCAAGGAATCGAGATACTTCAAAATATATTTGGTTATAGTACCTTTCGCGGCAATCAAGAAAAGATTGTGGAAAGTGTCATTGCAGGAAATAACGCACTGGTCCTCATGCCAACAGGTGGTGGGAAGTCTTTGTGCTATCAAATTCCAGCACTTGCCCGCTTTGGGACGGCCATTGTTATCTCTCCCCTCATCGCTCTTATGAAAGACCAAGTTGACGCCCTTATTGAAAAAGGCGTCGAAGCGGCTTACTTAAACTCATCAATTTCTCATAGTGAACAAGATGATATTGTGGGAAATCTTCTCAATGGAAATATAAAGATCCTCTACGTCTCGCCGGAGCGTATGATGAACGAATACTTTCAGCGAATCTTAGATCGCATTGAGATTTCTCTCTTTGCCATTGATGAGGCCCACTGTGTTTCTCAATGGGGCCATGACTTTAGACCTGAGTATATGCAGCTTGGCATGATCACAAAGAAATTTCCCGACATCCCTCGCATTGCTCTAACAGCAACGGCCGGTGAAGCAACACGTGGTGAGATCATTCGCTGTCTAAACCTCCATGGCTCAAGTCTCTTTATCAGCTCTTTTGATCGACCAAATATTACATACGAAGTTCAAAAGAAGACAACGAAAGAAAAAGACTTCTATCGTCTCACGCAATTTGTTCAAGATAATCTTGATGGCCAATCAGGAATCGTCTACTGCCTTTCACGCAAGGGTGTCGAAGAGTGTGCAGATAAATTAGTTAAGGCTGGTTTTAAGGCCTATGCCTACCATGCGGGAATGAGTGCCAGCTACCGCGAAAAAGTTCAAGAGAAATTTATCACCCAAAAGAATGTCATCGTTGTGGCAACTATTGCATTTGGAATGGGTATTGATAAGGCCGACGTACGCTTTGTTGCCCATATGGATATGCCAAAGTGTCTTGAGTCTTATTATCAGGAAACGGGACGAGCAGGACGCGACGGACTCCCTTCTCAAGTTTTAATGTTCTATGGGCTAAGAGATCTTGTTCTTTTAAAAAGAATTGCTAATAAAGGCGTTGGCGCAGCAGCTCGTCGCCGCGTGAATGAAGAAAAGCTTGATGCCATTCTTGGTTTTTGCGAGGCCACAACTTGTCGCCGCGAAGTTCTTCTTAATTACTTTAATGACCCCTATCAAGGCCCATGTGGTAATTGTGATATCTGCTTAAGTCAACAGACTAAGCAGAAGCTTATTAATGCAACTGAAATTGCCAAGACCGTTCTCACTTGTGTTTATGAAACTGACCAGCGCTACAACGTCCACTATATCGTCGATGTTCTCAAAGGAAATATTTCTGGCGTCATTCAAAAAAATGGCCACCACCATATCACAAGCTTTGGTTATGCAAGTAAGGAAGACGAAGGGTTTCTCTATTCTCTATGTCGCCAACTAATTGCTCAAGGTCATCTAAAGATGGTTATGGACGGAAGTTCAGAGATAAAACTTACTCAATCGGCCATCGATGTTATTGAAGATCGCAAGCAAGTCATGATTCGTGCAGACTTTAAAAAAGGTGCACCAGCATCAAAGTCCACTGCGACTAAAGCAAAAGCAACAAAGAAGAAAGCAGTTCGCAAAAAGGCCACAACTCGCAAGAAAGCTGTCGCCACATATAAGCCTAATGACGGAACAGATAAAACAACGTATGAGAATTTAAAAGTTCTACGATCAAAGCTTGCCAAACAGAAACGCACACAGGCCTTTAAGATTTTTCCAGACAAGACTCTTATGGAGATGGCCGCCCAACGCCCACAAACTCTCGATGATCTCGAAAGCATCTATGGGGTTGGGCCTAAGAAGCTTAAGCGCTTTGGGAAGATTTTCCTTGAAGCTCTTAATAACGATTTTTAA
- a CDS encoding arylesterase, whose product MNKILLVLLISLSTFAAPKVLFLGDSLTAGYGIDPEKAYPNLVKDILKKDGIKIEVMNASISGSTSASAISRLKWSLRGKPDVMLLALGANDGLRGIKLHSTKENLKNAIKLAKSKGVKVILAGMQIPPNYSPEYTKEFQKMFPDLKKEEGVTLLPFLLKDVAGQRQYNIDDGIHPNEEGHKIIAKTVAPFIRKAL is encoded by the coding sequence ATGAATAAAATTTTACTAGTTCTATTAATTAGTCTCTCAACTTTTGCTGCGCCAAAAGTTCTCTTTCTCGGAGACTCTCTTACTGCCGGATATGGAATTGATCCAGAGAAGGCCTACCCAAATCTTGTGAAAGATATCTTGAAAAAAGATGGAATCAAAATTGAAGTCATGAATGCAAGTATTAGCGGCTCTACTTCAGCATCTGCAATCTCTCGCCTTAAGTGGTCACTAAGAGGCAAGCCAGATGTCATGCTTCTTGCCCTCGGGGCAAATGATGGGCTACGTGGAATAAAGCTTCATTCAACAAAAGAGAATTTAAAAAATGCTATCAAGCTTGCAAAGAGTAAGGGTGTAAAGGTTATTCTCGCTGGAATGCAGATCCCTCCAAATTATAGCCCTGAGTATACGAAAGAATTTCAAAAAATGTTTCCTGACTTAAAGAAAGAAGAGGGAGTTACTCTTCTTCCATTCTTACTAAAGGATGTAGCAGGACAGCGTCAGTATAATATTGATGATGGCATCCACCCAAATGAGGAAGGACACAAGATTATTGCAAAGACGGTCGCACCGTTTATAAGGAAAGCTTTATAA